The Etheostoma cragini isolate CJK2018 chromosome 5, CSU_Ecrag_1.0, whole genome shotgun sequence genome contains a region encoding:
- the tor2a gene encoding prosalusin, whose amino-acid sequence MLAILSVLFLFLPNPVCGVFQKLYCSISESCDCDFKPNIRDLEWDLYKNVYGQHLAQEIVSEEVARFLQNKSPERPLVLSFHGSSGTGKTLVSSMLGNHLYGSAMSSPYVHQFVPTLHFSLPDRVKEYREELKGWVQGNLTECARSVFFFEEMEKMPPGLIDVLEPFLGPSHIVFRTNYRKAIYVFISTTGEEVINKLALESRQAGRDREEIRLAELQEAIARAVYNSTTSGFFQSSIIQQKLITRYVPFLPLSRRHVERCVRSQLCQRGSCDRSDVVEAVGGDMTYTPVQGQYFSSTGCKAVSAKINLFL is encoded by the exons ATGTTGGCCATCctgtctgtgctgtttttattcCTTCCTAATCCGGTTTGTGGCGTTTTTCAGAAACTTTACTGCAGCATATCAGAAAGCTGTGACTGCGACTTTAAGCCAAATATCAGAG ACCTGGAGTGGGATCTCTACAAGAATGTTTATGGACAACATCTGGCCCAGGAGATTGTGTCAGAGGAGGTGGCCAGGttccttcagaataaaagcccTGAGCGGCCCCTGGTGCTGTCCTTCCATGgctcctctgggacaggaaaGACACTCGTCAGCTCCATGCTGGGAAATCACCTGTACGGCTCGGCGATGAGCAGCCCGTACGTCCACCAGTTTGTTCCCACGCTGCACTTCTCCTTACCTGACCGGGTCAAGGAGTACAGG GAGGAGTTGAAGGGTTGGGTGCAGGGGAACCTGACGGAGTGCGCTCGCTCCGTCTTCTTTTTCgaggagatggagaagatgCCTCCGGGTCTCATCGACGTCTTGGAGCCCTTCCTGGGTCCTTCCCACATTGTGTTTCGCACTAACTACCGCAAGGCTATCTACGTCTTCATCag CACCACAGGAGAGGAGGTGATTAATAAATTGGCTCTGGAGAGCCGGCAGGCCGGACGGGACAGGGAGGAGATCAGGTTGGCCGAGTTGCAGGAAGCCATCGCACGGGCGGTTTACAACAGCACAACAA GCGGCTTCTTCCAGTCCAGCATCATCCAGCAGAAGCTCATCACGCGCTACGTTCCATTCCTGCCGCTGAGCCGACGCCACGTGGAGCGCTGCGTCCGCTCGCAGCTCTGCCAGCGGGGCAGCTGCGACCGCAGTGACGTGGTGGAGGCAGTAGGGGGCGACATGACCTACACTCCCGTTCAGGGACAATACTTCTCCAGCACCGGCTGCAAGGCCGTCTCCGCCAAAATCAACCTCTTCCTGTGA
- the ptrh1 gene encoding probable peptidyl-tRNA hydrolase isoform X1, which yields MGQLIKVTVLSRFYRNFSLFFMKLLNFVTMRRLLTRVINRVLLSEYFTPLMGIEAEIHTQGRRKLVVGLGNPGMEGTRHSVGMAVLGALAARLGVADRWRGDKHVSGEVIVSEVQQTHVVLLRPRLLMNVNGVSVAKAASKYGIRPEDILLVHDELDKPLGKMVIKHGGSARGHNGVRSCVDCLQTDVMPRLRVGIGRPTGKTPVERHVLGRFSSEEKKVLESVLVQSVDLLLSQLSQEDSQQDSQPPSSPAGGRQAAQPRKELERSSSPADNSAAAQC from the exons ATGGGCCAATTGATAAAGGTCACCGTTTTAAGTAGATTTTATCGTaatttttccctcttttttatGAAGCTGTTGAACTTTGTCACGATGCGACGACTTTTAACACGAGTCATAAACCGAGTTTTGCTGAGTGAGTATTTTACACCATTGATGGGAATTGaagcagaaatacacacacaaggcCGCCGAAAGCTA GTGGTGGGGCTGGGTAACCCAGGGATGGAAGGTACCAGACACAGCGTCGGCATGGCCGTGCTCGGCGCGCTCGCTGCCCGGCTCGGCGTCGCTGACCGCTGGCGTGGCGACAAGCATGTGTCCGGTGAGGTCATCGTGTCAGAGGTACAACAAACACATGTGGTGCTGCTCCGTCCCAGGCTGCTGATGAACGTCAACGGCGTGTCAGTGGCCAAAGCag CTAGTAAATACGGCATCAGGCCTGAAGACATCCTGCTGGTCCACGATGAACTGGATAAACCTCTGGGGAAAATGGTCATCAAACACGGAGGAAGTGCCAG AGGTCATAATGGAGTCCGCTCCTGTGTAGACTGTCTTCAGACTGAT GTGATGCCCAGACTTCGGGTCGGCATCGGGCGGCCGACGGGGAAAACGCCGGTGGAGCGCCACGTTCTGGGCCGGTTCTCCTCAGAGGAGAAGAAGGTTTTGGAGTCTGTTCTGGTCCAGAGTGTGGACCTCCTCCTTTCCCAGCTGTCACAGGAAGACTCCCAACAGGACTCCCAGCCCCCCTCCTCACCAGCAGGGGGCAGACAAGCAGCACAGCCGAGGAAGGAGCTGGAGCGCTCATCCTCCCCGGCTGACaactctgctgctgctcaaTGCTGA
- the ptrh1 gene encoding probable peptidyl-tRNA hydrolase isoform X2: protein MRRLLTRVINRVLLSEYFTPLMGIEAEIHTQGRRKLVVGLGNPGMEGTRHSVGMAVLGALAARLGVADRWRGDKHVSGEVIVSEVQQTHVVLLRPRLLMNVNGVSVAKAASKYGIRPEDILLVHDELDKPLGKMVIKHGGSARGHNGVRSCVDCLQTDVMPRLRVGIGRPTGKTPVERHVLGRFSSEEKKVLESVLVQSVDLLLSQLSQEDSQQDSQPPSSPAGGRQAAQPRKELERSSSPADNSAAAQC from the exons ATGCGACGACTTTTAACACGAGTCATAAACCGAGTTTTGCTGAGTGAGTATTTTACACCATTGATGGGAATTGaagcagaaatacacacacaaggcCGCCGAAAGCTA GTGGTGGGGCTGGGTAACCCAGGGATGGAAGGTACCAGACACAGCGTCGGCATGGCCGTGCTCGGCGCGCTCGCTGCCCGGCTCGGCGTCGCTGACCGCTGGCGTGGCGACAAGCATGTGTCCGGTGAGGTCATCGTGTCAGAGGTACAACAAACACATGTGGTGCTGCTCCGTCCCAGGCTGCTGATGAACGTCAACGGCGTGTCAGTGGCCAAAGCag CTAGTAAATACGGCATCAGGCCTGAAGACATCCTGCTGGTCCACGATGAACTGGATAAACCTCTGGGGAAAATGGTCATCAAACACGGAGGAAGTGCCAG AGGTCATAATGGAGTCCGCTCCTGTGTAGACTGTCTTCAGACTGAT GTGATGCCCAGACTTCGGGTCGGCATCGGGCGGCCGACGGGGAAAACGCCGGTGGAGCGCCACGTTCTGGGCCGGTTCTCCTCAGAGGAGAAGAAGGTTTTGGAGTCTGTTCTGGTCCAGAGTGTGGACCTCCTCCTTTCCCAGCTGTCACAGGAAGACTCCCAACAGGACTCCCAGCCCCCCTCCTCACCAGCAGGGGGCAGACAAGCAGCACAGCCGAGGAAGGAGCTGGAGCGCTCATCCTCCCCGGCTGACaactctgctgctgctcaaTGCTGA